Proteins co-encoded in one Lynx canadensis isolate LIC74 chromosome C1, mLynCan4.pri.v2, whole genome shotgun sequence genomic window:
- the THEMIS2 gene encoding protein THEMIS2 isoform X2 → MEPVSLQDFVCALDPASLPRVLRVCSGVYFQGSIYEISGNECCLSTGDLIKVTQVCLQRVVCENPGTGQTIEIAPTFRGHFSPLTGPQSYGTLNELLSAATQHSKKLPICFMSTHRITTEARVVPEDQPLLLEAVEIYHGANCARCVLDTEAQQFVLHLPLSQKGPFWEWEPGAPRPLLQALQDAALKDLLFTCPTLPWHSLILRPQYEVQAIMHMRRTTVKIPSTLEVDVEDVTASSQHIHFIQPLLLSEALAQGGPFPLTTEILEVPEGPPIFLSPWVASLQKGQRLCIHGLASPPWRVLVSTKGRKAPRHFMVSGAYQGKLRRRPREFLTAYDLLSALRPGQPLRVVATKDYEGDGVESPGFTSLAVGDRLEVLRSGQAHGAEGRDIDVLVCQRLSDQAGEEEEDYEQVDEDQILLPLYCSSSFVEEMNDGRRYSLEDLTTQFSLPCEVKVVVKDSSHPADPLPSFPGLRLEEKIMEPFLVVSLDSNPAMCFEIPPRWLDLTVVEAKGRPGRPARPLPIATVQELADAFYYSLRRLPAFESQLPPPRPPKSEGLRGQKKQTSKGKGSQSSQVLELQQCPRLLKPRMKTLPQSAKNSSDTYSKVSAHKKGLRATKSNTKAPARTSEHPHQLLPCPVP, encoded by the exons ATGGAGCCGGTGTCCCTGCAGGACTTCGTTTGCGCCCTGGACCCCGCCTCCCTCCCGCGTGTGCTGCGAGTCTGCTCGGGGGTCTACTTCCAGG GCTCCATCTACGAGATCTCTGGGAATGAGTGCTGCCTCTCCACAGGGGACCTGATCAAGGTCACCCAGGTTTGCCTCCAGAGGGTGGTCTGCGAGAACCCAGGAACCGGCCAGACCATTGAAATCGCCCCCACCTTCCGTG GCCACTTCAGCCCCCTCACCGGCCCCCAGAGCTACGGAACCCTGAACGAGCTGCTGTCTGCTGCAACCCAGCACTCCAAGAAGCTGCCCATTTGCTTCATGTCGACCCACAGAATCACCACAGAGGCCAGGGTGGTGCCTGAGGACCAGCCCCTCCTGCTTGAGGCTGTGGAAATATACCACGGGGCCAACTGCGCCCGCTGTGTGCTAGACACTGAAGCCCAGCAGTTCGTTCTGCACCTGCCCCTGTCCCAGAAGGGGCCCTTCTGGGAATGGGAGCCCGGTGCCCCTCGgcccctgctccaggctctgcaggACGCAGCCCTGAAGGACCTCCTCTtcacctgccccaccctcccctggcACTCCCTGATCCTGAGGCCCCAGTATGAGGTCCAAGCCATCATGCACA TGCGCAGAACCACTGTCAAGATCCCCTCCACCCTGGAGGTCGACGTGGAAGACGTCACGGCCTCCTCTCAACACATCCACTTCATCCAACCACTGCTGCTGAGTGAGGCCCTGGCCCAGGGGGGGCCCTTCCCTCTGACCACAGAGATCCTGGAAGTTCCAGAGGGGCCCCCTATCTTCCTCAGCCCGTGGGTAGCGTCCCTACAGAAAGGCCAGAGGCTCTGCATCCATGGCCTGGCCTCACCGCCCTGGCGGGTCCTGGTCTCGACTAAGGGCCGGAAGGCGCCCAGACACTTCATGGTCTCTGGGGCTTACCAGGGCAAGCTGCGGCGGCGGCCAAGAGAGTTCCTCACGGCCTATGACCTCCTGAGCGCTCTCCGGCCAGGCCAGCCGCTCAGGGTAGTGGCCACAAAGGACTATGAGGGCGATGGGGTAGAGAGCCCTGGGTTCACTTCCCTGGCTGTGGGTGACAGGCTGGAGGTATTGAGGTCTGGCCAGGCCCACGGCGCTGAAGGCAGAGACATAGATGTCTTGGTGTGTCAACGGCTGAGCGaccaggctggggaggaggaggaagactaCGAACAGGTAGATGAAGACCAGATTCTGCTGCCCCTCTACTGCTCCAGTAGCTTCGTGGAGGAGATGAATGACGGCCGGCGCTACAGCCTGGAAGATCTGACTACCCAGTTTTCACTGCCCTGTGAAGTCAAGGTGGTAGTCAAGGACAGCAGCCACCCTGCTgaccctctgccctccttcccggGCCTGCGGCTGGAGGAGAAAATCATGGAACCCTTCTTGGTGGTCAGCCTTGACTCCAACCCTGCGATGTGCTTTGAGATCCCTCCCCGGTGGCTGGACCTGACTGTTGTGGAGGCTAAGGGCCGGCCGGGCCGGCCAGCCAGGCCTCTTCCTATAGCCACAGTGCAGGAGCTGGCAGATGCCTTCTACTATAGCCTTCGGAGGTTACCAGCCTTTGAGAGCCAACTCCCACCACCAAGACCCCCCAAAAGTGAGGGCCTCCGCGGGCAGAAGAAACAAACCAGCAAGGGAAAAGGCAGCCAG TCTTCTCAAGTCTTAGAACTGCAGCAATGCCCCCGGCTCCTCAAACCCAGGATGAAGACACTGCCACAGAGTGCCAAGAACAGCTCAGATACATACAGCAAGGTTTCTGCCCACAAGAAGGGCCTCAGGGCCACTAAGTCCAACACGAAGGCTCCAG CAAGGACCTCAGAGCATCCACACCAACTCCTTCCCTGTCCGGTGCCCTAA
- the THEMIS2 gene encoding protein THEMIS2 isoform X1 codes for MEPVSLQDFVCALDPASLPRVLRVCSGVYFQGSIYEISGNECCLSTGDLIKVTQVCLQRVVCENPGTGQTIEIAPTFRGHFSPLTGPQSYGTLNELLSAATQHSKKLPICFMSTHRITTEARVVPEDQPLLLEAVEIYHGANCARCVLDTEAQQFVLHLPLSQKGPFWEWEPGAPRPLLQALQDAALKDLLFTCPTLPWHSLILRPQYEVQAIMHMRRTTVKIPSTLEVDVEDVTASSQHIHFIQPLLLSEALAQGGPFPLTTEILEVPEGPPIFLSPWVASLQKGQRLCIHGLASPPWRVLVSTKGRKAPRHFMVSGAYQGKLRRRPREFLTAYDLLSALRPGQPLRVVATKDYEGDGVESPGFTSLAVGDRLEVLRSGQAHGAEGRDIDVLVCQRLSDQAGEEEEDYEQVDEDQILLPLYCSSSFVEEMNDGRRYSLEDLTTQFSLPCEVKVVVKDSSHPADPLPSFPGLRLEEKIMEPFLVVSLDSNPAMCFEIPPRWLDLTVVEAKGRPGRPARPLPIATVQELADAFYYSLRRLPAFESQLPPPRPPKSEGLRGQKKQTSKGKGSQSSQVLELQQCPRLLKPRMKTLPQSAKNSSDTYSKVSAHKKGLRATKSNTKAPDDDEHDYEEVLEQFWNTL; via the exons ATGGAGCCGGTGTCCCTGCAGGACTTCGTTTGCGCCCTGGACCCCGCCTCCCTCCCGCGTGTGCTGCGAGTCTGCTCGGGGGTCTACTTCCAGG GCTCCATCTACGAGATCTCTGGGAATGAGTGCTGCCTCTCCACAGGGGACCTGATCAAGGTCACCCAGGTTTGCCTCCAGAGGGTGGTCTGCGAGAACCCAGGAACCGGCCAGACCATTGAAATCGCCCCCACCTTCCGTG GCCACTTCAGCCCCCTCACCGGCCCCCAGAGCTACGGAACCCTGAACGAGCTGCTGTCTGCTGCAACCCAGCACTCCAAGAAGCTGCCCATTTGCTTCATGTCGACCCACAGAATCACCACAGAGGCCAGGGTGGTGCCTGAGGACCAGCCCCTCCTGCTTGAGGCTGTGGAAATATACCACGGGGCCAACTGCGCCCGCTGTGTGCTAGACACTGAAGCCCAGCAGTTCGTTCTGCACCTGCCCCTGTCCCAGAAGGGGCCCTTCTGGGAATGGGAGCCCGGTGCCCCTCGgcccctgctccaggctctgcaggACGCAGCCCTGAAGGACCTCCTCTtcacctgccccaccctcccctggcACTCCCTGATCCTGAGGCCCCAGTATGAGGTCCAAGCCATCATGCACA TGCGCAGAACCACTGTCAAGATCCCCTCCACCCTGGAGGTCGACGTGGAAGACGTCACGGCCTCCTCTCAACACATCCACTTCATCCAACCACTGCTGCTGAGTGAGGCCCTGGCCCAGGGGGGGCCCTTCCCTCTGACCACAGAGATCCTGGAAGTTCCAGAGGGGCCCCCTATCTTCCTCAGCCCGTGGGTAGCGTCCCTACAGAAAGGCCAGAGGCTCTGCATCCATGGCCTGGCCTCACCGCCCTGGCGGGTCCTGGTCTCGACTAAGGGCCGGAAGGCGCCCAGACACTTCATGGTCTCTGGGGCTTACCAGGGCAAGCTGCGGCGGCGGCCAAGAGAGTTCCTCACGGCCTATGACCTCCTGAGCGCTCTCCGGCCAGGCCAGCCGCTCAGGGTAGTGGCCACAAAGGACTATGAGGGCGATGGGGTAGAGAGCCCTGGGTTCACTTCCCTGGCTGTGGGTGACAGGCTGGAGGTATTGAGGTCTGGCCAGGCCCACGGCGCTGAAGGCAGAGACATAGATGTCTTGGTGTGTCAACGGCTGAGCGaccaggctggggaggaggaggaagactaCGAACAGGTAGATGAAGACCAGATTCTGCTGCCCCTCTACTGCTCCAGTAGCTTCGTGGAGGAGATGAATGACGGCCGGCGCTACAGCCTGGAAGATCTGACTACCCAGTTTTCACTGCCCTGTGAAGTCAAGGTGGTAGTCAAGGACAGCAGCCACCCTGCTgaccctctgccctccttcccggGCCTGCGGCTGGAGGAGAAAATCATGGAACCCTTCTTGGTGGTCAGCCTTGACTCCAACCCTGCGATGTGCTTTGAGATCCCTCCCCGGTGGCTGGACCTGACTGTTGTGGAGGCTAAGGGCCGGCCGGGCCGGCCAGCCAGGCCTCTTCCTATAGCCACAGTGCAGGAGCTGGCAGATGCCTTCTACTATAGCCTTCGGAGGTTACCAGCCTTTGAGAGCCAACTCCCACCACCAAGACCCCCCAAAAGTGAGGGCCTCCGCGGGCAGAAGAAACAAACCAGCAAGGGAAAAGGCAGCCAG TCTTCTCAAGTCTTAGAACTGCAGCAATGCCCCCGGCTCCTCAAACCCAGGATGAAGACACTGCCACAGAGTGCCAAGAACAGCTCAGATACATACAGCAAGGTTTCTGCCCACAAGAAGGGCCTCAGGGCCACTAAGTCCAACACGAAGGCTCCAG ATGATGACGAACATGATTATGAAGAAGTACTTGAACAATTTTGGAATACCCTGTAG